In Deinococcus aestuarii, a single genomic region encodes these proteins:
- a CDS encoding ABC transporter ATP-binding protein, which translates to MTHTPVTEASDPAPLTTSNLKLAYGQTVIVPGLDLHVAGGKITSIIGPNGCGKSTLLRALARLLPAGGGSISLYGQALHALPSREVARRLAILPQGPAAPEGLSVEDLVWFGRHPHQGRFPVRREEDREAVAWALAQTGMTVFAGRPLEALSGGQRQRAWIAMSLAQQTDILLLDEPTTYLDLSHQLEVLHLAGRLNREQGKTVVMVLHDLNQAVRYSDELVAMRGGQVYAQGHPEELMTAELLRDVFGLKAHILADPDTGRPHVIPYALTR; encoded by the coding sequence ATGACCCACACTCCCGTCACCGAGGCTTCCGACCCCGCCCCCCTGACCACCAGCAACCTCAAGCTCGCCTACGGGCAGACGGTGATCGTCCCGGGGCTCGACCTGCACGTGGCGGGCGGAAAGATCACGAGCATCATCGGGCCGAACGGCTGCGGCAAGAGCACCCTGCTGCGCGCGCTGGCCCGCCTGCTGCCCGCCGGGGGCGGCTCCATCAGCCTCTACGGCCAGGCGCTCCACGCCCTGCCCTCCCGCGAGGTCGCGCGGCGGCTGGCGATCTTGCCCCAGGGCCCGGCGGCCCCCGAGGGCCTGAGCGTGGAAGACCTCGTGTGGTTCGGGCGCCACCCCCACCAGGGCCGCTTTCCCGTGCGGCGGGAGGAAGACCGCGAGGCGGTGGCGTGGGCGCTCGCCCAGACGGGCATGACGGTCTTCGCGGGGCGCCCGCTGGAGGCCCTGTCCGGCGGGCAGCGCCAGCGCGCCTGGATCGCCATGAGTCTCGCCCAGCAGACCGACATCCTGCTTCTCGACGAGCCGACGACCTACCTCGACCTCTCGCACCAGCTCGAGGTGCTGCACCTCGCCGGGCGGCTCAACCGCGAGCAGGGCAAGACCGTCGTGATGGTCCTGCACGACCTCAACCAGGCCGTGCGCTACAGCGACGAACTCGTCGCCATGCGGGGCGGGCAGGTGTACGCCCAGGGCCACCCCGAGGAACTGATGACCGCTGAACTCCTGCGCGACGTGTTCGGCCTGAAGGCCCACATCCTCGCCGACCCCGACACCGGCAGGCCCCACGTGATCCCCTACGCGCTGACCCGCTGA
- a CDS encoding ABC transporter substrate-binding protein, whose protein sequence is MRPAPRTLALFTLLALGTAGAQTVTVGLDADPPRLDPALSSAFVDRQVLNQIFDKLVDLDQNLKIVPAIARSWKVTNGGLTYTFTLRPGVKFHDGTPLDASAVKYSLERNMTVEGSARKNELSSVKEVKVVNPQTVQVTLKQPYGPFLATLTDRAGMIVSPTAAQKAGADFQNNPVGSGPFQFVSRKRQDNVTLQANKGYWDGAPKIDKLVFRPFPDGDVRLANLLSGAVQVITPIDPKDISKLEQNQKFEVLNYPGLGFQGIWFNVTRAPFNNKANRQAVAATIDRDAVAKVVFYNTVKPAAGPFAPGTPVYNKNTRIPAPDLNAARQRLAGRPLTFTLLTTPGTVTTQLAQLYQAMFAQAGINAKIQQVEFGTLLDRADKQDYDALILGWSGRPDPDGNIYDFFVTDGSNNQAGYSNKTVDGLLAKARAQNSLNARSATYNVALNQIVSDVPYVWVYHPNNLVGMVKGMSGLKPIPDGIVRFKDADLK, encoded by the coding sequence ATGCGTCCAGCCCCCCGCACCCTGGCCCTCTTCACCCTCCTCGCGCTCGGCACAGCAGGGGCGCAGACGGTCACCGTCGGCCTCGACGCCGATCCGCCGCGCCTCGACCCGGCGCTGTCCTCGGCCTTCGTGGACCGGCAGGTGCTCAACCAGATCTTCGACAAGCTCGTGGACCTCGACCAGAACCTCAAGATCGTCCCGGCCATCGCGCGGTCGTGGAAGGTCACGAACGGCGGCCTGACGTACACCTTCACCCTGCGCCCCGGCGTGAAGTTCCACGACGGCACGCCGCTCGACGCCAGCGCCGTCAAGTACTCGCTGGAGCGCAACATGACCGTGGAGGGCAGCGCCCGCAAGAACGAGCTGTCGAGCGTGAAGGAAGTGAAGGTGGTCAATCCGCAGACCGTCCAGGTCACGCTCAAGCAGCCGTACGGCCCCTTCCTCGCCACCCTGACCGACCGCGCGGGCATGATCGTCTCGCCCACGGCGGCGCAGAAGGCGGGGGCGGACTTCCAGAACAACCCGGTGGGGAGCGGCCCCTTCCAGTTCGTGAGCCGCAAGCGCCAGGACAACGTGACGCTTCAGGCGAACAAGGGGTATTGGGACGGGGCACCGAAGATCGACAAACTGGTGTTCCGGCCCTTCCCGGACGGGGACGTGCGGCTGGCGAACCTGCTCTCGGGCGCCGTGCAGGTCATCACGCCCATCGACCCCAAGGACATCTCCAAGCTGGAGCAGAACCAGAAGTTCGAGGTGCTGAATTACCCGGGCCTGGGCTTCCAGGGCATCTGGTTCAACGTGACGCGCGCGCCCTTCAACAACAAGGCGAACCGGCAGGCGGTGGCCGCTACCATCGACCGGGACGCGGTGGCGAAGGTCGTCTTTTACAACACGGTCAAGCCCGCGGCGGGCCCCTTCGCGCCCGGCACGCCCGTCTACAACAAAAACACCCGCATTCCCGCGCCGGACCTGAACGCCGCCCGGCAGCGGCTGGCGGGCAGGCCCCTGACCTTTACGCTGCTCACCACCCCCGGCACCGTGACCACCCAGCTCGCGCAGCTCTATCAGGCGATGTTCGCGCAGGCGGGCATCAACGCCAAGATCCAGCAGGTGGAGTTCGGCACTCTGCTCGACCGCGCCGACAAGCAGGACTACGACGCGCTGATCCTGGGCTGGAGCGGGCGGCCCGACCCGGACGGCAACATCTACGACTTCTTCGTGACGGACGGCTCGAACAACCAGGCGGGCTACAGCAACAAGACGGTGGACGGCCTGCTCGCCAAGGCGCGGGCGCAGAACTCCCTGAACGCCCGCAGCGCCACCTACAACGTGGCCCTCAACCAGATCGTCAGCGACGTGCCCTACGTGTGGGTCTACCACCCCAACAACCTCGTGGGCATGGTGAAGGGGATGAGCGGCCTGAAGCCCATCCCGGACGGGATCGTCCGCTTCAAGGACGCCGACTTGAAGTAA
- a CDS encoding ABC transporter permease, giving the protein MQQTVPAPTPARRFRLGKPVRRFLKNRLAVIGAALLALFILLAVLAPWISPYDPTQVFFTDLRAAPSPAHLFGTDELGRDILSRVLSGARVSLSAGVLSVAGALVVGTLLGLVSGYARGWLDEVIMRLVDAMLALPFLVLAIALAAILGPSLQNTMIAIAIVTAPAFARITRGEVLAQREREYVQAAHALGASGGRLVFRHLLPNISGALIVQTSLAIANAVLAESSLSFLGLGVQPPAPSWGSMLNAGRGFLAEAPWMVVFPGLAIFLTVLAFNLVGDGLREATDPRSR; this is encoded by the coding sequence ATGCAGCAGACCGTGCCTGCCCCCACCCCCGCCCGCCGCTTCCGACTGGGCAAGCCCGTCCGGCGCTTCCTGAAAAACCGGCTGGCGGTGATCGGCGCCGCGTTGCTGGCCCTGTTCATCCTGCTCGCCGTGCTCGCCCCCTGGATCAGCCCCTACGACCCCACGCAGGTGTTTTTCACGGACCTGCGCGCGGCCCCCAGCCCCGCGCACCTCTTCGGGACCGACGAGCTGGGGCGCGACATCCTCAGCCGGGTGCTGTCCGGGGCGCGGGTGTCGCTCAGCGCGGGTGTGCTGAGCGTCGCCGGGGCGCTCGTCGTCGGGACGCTGCTGGGCCTCGTGTCCGGGTACGCGCGGGGCTGGCTCGACGAGGTGATCATGCGCCTGGTGGACGCCATGCTCGCCCTGCCTTTTTTGGTGCTCGCCATCGCGCTCGCGGCCATCCTGGGGCCCAGCCTCCAGAACACCATGATCGCCATCGCCATCGTCACCGCCCCCGCCTTCGCGCGGATCACCCGGGGCGAGGTGCTCGCCCAGCGCGAGCGCGAGTACGTGCAGGCGGCCCACGCCCTGGGGGCCAGCGGCGGGCGGCTGGTCTTCCGGCACCTGCTGCCCAACATCAGCGGCGCGCTGATCGTGCAGACCTCGCTCGCCATCGCCAACGCCGTGCTCGCCGAGTCCAGCCTGTCGTTCCTCGGGCTGGGGGTGCAGCCGCCCGCGCCGTCGTGGGGCTCGATGCTCAACGCCGGGCGCGGCTTTCTCGCCGAGGCGCCCTGGATGGTGGTCTTTCCCGGGCTCGCCATCTTCCTGACCGTGCTGGCCTTCAACCTCGTCGGGGACGGCCTGCGCGAGGCCACCGACCCCCGCAGCCGCTGA
- a CDS encoding gamma-glutamyltransferase family protein, with translation MTSPQSVSHREPVYARGGMVATSQPLATQAGLFVLREGGNAVDAAIATAAALTVVEPTSNGIGGDAFALVWMEGKLHGLNGSGRAPRALTRDALPNGELPTHGWLPVTVPGAPRAWADLHARFGRLPFDRLLAPATEYARRGYPLSPVLASNWQRGIRAYQARRVPEFRAWFDTFAPDGFHPVPGAVWASEGHARTLERIAQTNAAAFYEGDLAGAVDAHARATGGLLRGEDLAAHQSEWVTPIHARYGDHLVHEIPPNGQGIAALIALGILDGLPLPDWRDSAEGLHLQIEAMKLAFADAHAFVADPQHARVPVAELLDPAYHARRRALITGEARPPGAGDPNAHGTVYLCTADGEGGMVSLIQSNYMGFGSGVVVPGTGVALQNRGHNFSLDPAHPNALAPGKRPYHTIIPGFLSRADGTPVGPFGVMGGFMQPQGHLQVVVNTVRYGMNPQQALDAPRWQWTGGKAVEVEPALGADLARALAARGHDVRVQLEPGSFGRGQIIWRDGQGVLCGGSESRADGQVAGF, from the coding sequence ATGACCTCCCCCCAGTCCGTCTCCCACCGTGAACCCGTGTACGCGCGGGGCGGTATGGTCGCCACCTCGCAGCCGCTCGCCACCCAGGCCGGGCTTTTCGTCCTGCGCGAGGGAGGCAACGCCGTGGACGCGGCCATCGCCACCGCCGCCGCCCTGACCGTCGTGGAACCGACCAGCAACGGCATCGGCGGGGACGCCTTCGCCCTCGTCTGGATGGAGGGGAAGCTGCACGGCCTCAACGGCTCGGGCCGCGCGCCCCGGGCGCTCACCCGGGACGCCCTGCCGAACGGGGAGCTGCCCACGCACGGCTGGCTTCCCGTCACCGTGCCGGGGGCGCCGCGCGCCTGGGCGGACCTCCACGCCCGTTTCGGGCGGCTTCCGTTTGACCGCCTGCTCGCGCCCGCCACCGAGTACGCCCGGCGGGGCTACCCGCTGTCGCCGGTGCTGGCGAGCAACTGGCAGCGCGGCATCCGCGCCTACCAGGCCCGCCGGGTGCCCGAGTTCCGGGCGTGGTTCGACACCTTCGCCCCGGACGGCTTCCACCCCGTTCCGGGGGCCGTGTGGGCGTCGGAGGGGCACGCCCGCACCCTGGAACGGATCGCGCAGACGAACGCGGCGGCCTTTTACGAGGGGGACCTCGCCGGGGCCGTGGACGCCCACGCCCGCGCGACCGGCGGCCTGCTGCGGGGGGAAGACCTCGCCGCGCACCAGTCGGAGTGGGTCACGCCCATCCACGCCCGCTACGGCGACCACCTCGTCCACGAGATTCCGCCCAACGGCCAGGGCATCGCCGCCCTGATCGCCCTGGGTATTCTGGACGGCCTGCCGCTGCCGGACTGGCGGGACAGCGCGGAGGGCCTGCACCTCCAGATCGAGGCGATGAAACTCGCCTTTGCGGACGCGCACGCCTTCGTGGCCGACCCGCAGCACGCCCGGGTCCCCGTCGCCGAGCTGCTCGACCCGGCCTACCACGCCCGGCGCCGCGCCCTGATCACCGGGGAGGCGCGGCCCCCCGGGGCGGGCGACCCGAACGCGCACGGCACCGTGTACCTCTGCACCGCCGACGGGGAGGGCGGCATGGTGAGCTTGATCCAGAGCAACTACATGGGCTTCGGCAGCGGCGTGGTCGTGCCCGGCACCGGGGTCGCCCTGCAAAACCGCGGGCACAACTTCAGCCTCGACCCCGCCCACCCCAACGCGCTGGCCCCCGGCAAGCGGCCCTACCACACCATCATCCCCGGCTTCCTGAGCCGCGCGGACGGCACCCCGGTCGGCCCCTTCGGCGTGATGGGAGGCTTCATGCAGCCGCAGGGACACCTTCAGGTCGTCGTGAACACCGTCCGGTACGGCATGAACCCCCAGCAGGCCCTCGACGCGCCCCGCTGGCAGTGGACGGGCGGCAAGGCGGTGGAGGTCGAGCCCGCCCTCGGCGCGGACCTCGCCCGCGCGTTGGCCGCCCGCGGGCACGACGTGCGGGTCCAGCTTGAGCCGGGGTCCTTCGGGCGCGGGCAGATCATCTGGCGGGACGGGCAGGGCGTGCTCTGCGGGGGCAGCGAGAGCCGCGCGGACGGGCAGGTGGCGGGCTTCTGA
- a CDS encoding ABC transporter permease codes for MIQFAIRRLLSALPTLLVVTVLVFGMVQLLPGDPARLLLGEEATPAAVAELRRSLGLDRPVPEQYFRWLGDVARLDLGASVKDNTSVGGLIADKLPTTLQLAVFAMLISLLIALPAGILGAMRQNSWVDRLLTLLALSGISLPSFFLGILLIYLFSIRLAWIPASGYVPFLEDPGRNLLLLLLPAVTLGVPTAAVLTRYLRSSMLEVMTQDYVRTAHAKGVTGGRVMFKHGLRNALIPVITAFGLQLGGLLGGAVITEQIFSVPGFGRLLVDAVFTRDLPVIQGVVLVSAVAVFLVSFLVDLAYAAVDPRIRYH; via the coding sequence GTGATCCAGTTCGCCATCAGGCGCCTTCTCTCCGCGCTTCCCACCCTGCTCGTCGTGACGGTGCTGGTCTTCGGCATGGTCCAGCTCCTGCCCGGCGACCCGGCCCGGCTATTGCTGGGCGAGGAGGCCACGCCTGCCGCCGTGGCGGAGCTGCGCCGCTCGCTGGGGCTCGACCGCCCGGTTCCCGAGCAGTATTTCCGCTGGCTGGGTGACGTGGCCCGGCTCGACCTCGGCGCCAGCGTGAAGGACAACACGTCGGTGGGAGGGCTGATCGCCGACAAGCTGCCCACCACCCTGCAACTCGCCGTCTTCGCCATGCTGATCTCGCTCCTGATCGCCCTGCCCGCCGGGATTCTCGGCGCCATGCGGCAGAACTCGTGGGTGGACCGGCTCCTCACCCTGCTGGCGCTGTCCGGGATCAGCCTGCCGAGCTTCTTCCTGGGCATCTTGCTGATCTACCTCTTCAGCATCCGGCTCGCCTGGATTCCGGCGAGCGGGTACGTGCCCTTTTTAGAAGACCCCGGCAGGAACCTGCTGCTGCTGCTGCTTCCCGCCGTGACGCTGGGCGTGCCGACGGCGGCGGTCCTGACCCGCTACCTGCGGTCGAGCATGCTGGAGGTCATGACGCAGGACTACGTGCGGACCGCCCACGCCAAGGGGGTCACGGGGGGCCGCGTGATGTTCAAGCACGGGCTGCGCAACGCCCTGATTCCCGTGATCACGGCGTTCGGCCTGCAACTCGGCGGGCTGCTGGGCGGGGCCGTGATCACCGAGCAGATCTTCAGCGTGCCGGGCTTCGGGCGCCTGCTCGTGGACGCGGTGTTCACCCGCGACCTGCCCGTCATCCAGGGGGTGGTGCTCGTGTCCGCCGTGGCCGTGTTTCTGGTGAGCTTCCTCGTCGATCTGGCGTACGCGGCGGTCGATCCGCGCATCCGGTACCACTGA
- a CDS encoding IclR family transcriptional regulator produces the protein MPRTLSTVDGAVRVLEAFDADHTEWTLSGLAAHLGEPTSTLHEQLTTLTASGLLLRVGRGRYRLGWRLLKLSSALYGSVPWYAPAHDAMTALARGTHLLAFLSVLERDREGGARVLCIARSVQGRDGPPVVGETQFELPAHASASGKLLYALHGLDLPQDAPRFTPLTLKTPWAAEAAGIRGAGLAVTQGEWALGTGGLAVPLVGAEGKVLAALGVSFPTARLRDREGLTRRLRDAADAVAWTLGHRPQG, from the coding sequence ATGCCCCGGACCCTTTCCACGGTGGACGGCGCCGTGCGCGTGTTGGAGGCTTTCGACGCGGACCATACGGAGTGGACGCTCTCGGGGCTGGCCGCCCACCTGGGAGAGCCGACCTCCACCCTGCACGAGCAGCTCACGACGCTCACGGCGAGCGGGCTGCTTCTGCGGGTCGGGCGGGGGCGCTACCGGCTGGGCTGGCGGCTGCTCAAGCTCTCCAGCGCCCTGTACGGCAGCGTGCCGTGGTACGCGCCCGCCCACGACGCGATGACCGCCCTGGCGCGCGGCACGCACCTGCTGGCCTTCCTGAGCGTGCTGGAGCGGGACCGGGAGGGCGGCGCGCGGGTGTTGTGCATCGCGCGCTCGGTGCAGGGCCGGGACGGTCCCCCGGTGGTCGGCGAGACGCAGTTCGAGCTGCCCGCCCACGCCAGTGCCAGCGGCAAGCTGCTGTACGCCCTGCACGGTCTGGACCTGCCGCAGGACGCCCCCCGCTTCACGCCGCTGACCCTGAAGACCCCCTGGGCCGCCGAGGCCGCGGGCATCCGCGGGGCCGGGCTCGCCGTCACGCAGGGCGAGTGGGCCCTCGGCACGGGTGGGCTGGCCGTGCCCCTGGTCGGGGCGGAGGGGAAGGTGCTCGCGGCGCTGGGGGTGAGCTTTCCCACCGCCCGGCTGAGGGACCGGGAGGGGCTGACCCGCCGCCTGCGCGACGCCGCCGACGCGGTGGCCTGGACGCTGGGCCACCGCCCCCAAGGCTGA
- a CDS encoding FadR/GntR family transcriptional regulator, with translation MIQPLRKPKLSETVADELLVLIRTGTYPAGSRLPPERELSSRFNISRASLRDAFRHLELLGHVEIRQGDGTYVRTPDGETLSLPFRGLLTGRPQAALDLLEFRRMLEPEVAALAAVRVRPEHADAFGESLARQREALGRGERLSREDLAFHGLISRTAGNLVTLQVLGTLRSLLSELRTSALPGHLPDLTLAQHERIARAILAGDPAGARAAMLDHLNAVVETSSLPGSASPAPGSPAPTHPSPRPD, from the coding sequence GTGATTCAGCCCCTACGCAAACCCAAGCTCTCGGAAACGGTCGCCGACGAACTTCTGGTGCTGATCCGCACCGGCACCTATCCGGCGGGGAGCCGCCTTCCCCCCGAACGGGAACTCAGCAGCCGCTTCAACATCTCGCGGGCCAGCCTGCGCGACGCGTTCAGGCACCTCGAACTGCTCGGGCACGTTGAGATTCGGCAGGGGGACGGCACCTACGTCCGCACGCCCGACGGGGAGACGCTCAGCCTGCCCTTTCGCGGGCTGCTCACCGGACGTCCCCAGGCGGCCCTCGACCTCCTCGAATTTCGCCGGATGCTCGAACCCGAGGTGGCCGCCCTCGCCGCCGTGCGGGTGAGGCCCGAGCACGCCGACGCCTTCGGCGAGTCGCTGGCGCGGCAGCGGGAGGCGCTGGGCCGGGGCGAACGGCTCTCCCGCGAAGACCTCGCCTTTCACGGGCTCATCTCGCGGACCGCCGGGAATCTGGTCACCCTTCAGGTGCTGGGCACCCTCCGCTCGCTGCTCAGTGAGCTGCGGACCTCCGCCCTGCCCGGCCACCTGCCCGACCTCACCCTCGCCCAGCACGAGCGCATTGCCCGGGCGATCCTGGCGGGTGACCCCGCGGGGGCCCGGGCCGCCATGCTCGATCACCTGAACGCCGTCGTCGAAACGTCCTCGTTGCCCGGGTCGGCCAGTCCCGCTCCAGGGAGCCCCGCCCCGACCCACCCTTCACCCAGGCCGGACTGA